In the genome of Rhodamnia argentea isolate NSW1041297 chromosome 3, ASM2092103v1, whole genome shotgun sequence, one region contains:
- the LOC115727856 gene encoding F-box/LRR-repeat protein At3g26922-like: MDARPLAHEAKCPHLNDTPDVSSHARICDLPDEILLRILGLLSLKEVVRTSLLSKRWEYLWTSISSLVFREDESNRRFMNFVDRALLLGQSTPLKLFSLNYVIDGDEYVSGDESRINSWITAAIRRNVQKLQLHLGIEHLSFNYSLPSCIFRCETLTELHLLLNGTLRLPSSVRLKNLRVLALEYLHFADDRSMEQLFSCPSLEMLSLEYCIWPEDMTLHISAPNLLSLSIVERDSFLDIGSHSHIKILGSCMKSFDYYGELLDDYDISGSPSLEEVIINLFHPSNVERKPDQCAQHAYKLLKDLSHVKLLTLAEDILEDLDENRGILDLDSIPIFGYLTKLKFTTRNVDLDSEAFQVLLSKCTILRSLEFEAGVSIESVTAGGILDPAPQCFLKSLKEITIGYFEAADYELLAVTILLGAAAVLEELVIHCTEQCSKNFHGDSMEALLALPRASSRCAIRFLPCEMQLEE, encoded by the exons ATGGATGCAAGGCCTTTGGCTCACGAAGCTAAATGCCCTCACTTGAATGATACCCCAGATGTTAGCAGCCACGCGCGTATATGTGACCTACCTGATGAAATTCTTCTGCGTATCCTGGGTCTTCTGTCATTAAAAGAAGTTGTTCGAACAAGTCTGTTGTCGAAAAGGTGGGAGTATCTGTGGACGTCAATTTCTAGTCTTGTCTTCAGAGAAGATGAAAGCAACAGGAGGTTCATGAACTTTGTGGACAGAGCATTGTTACTTGGCCAGTCCACTcctttgaaattattttctcttaattATGTGATTGATGGTGATGAATATGTCAGTGGTGATGAGTCTCGTATAAATTCGTGGATTACTGCCGCAATAAGGCGCAATGTTCAGAAGCTTCAATTGCACCTTGGAATAGAACatctttcttttaattacaGTTTACCTAGTTGTATATTCAGATGTGAGACGCTGACAGAATTGCATCTGTTATTGAATGGTACCCTCAGACTTCCTTCTTCGGTACGTCTCAAGAATCTGAGGGTCTTAGCTCTTGAGTATCTTCATTTTGCGGATGATAGGTCGATGGAGCAGCTGTTTTCATGCCCTTCCCTTGAGATGTTGTCCCTGGAATATTGCATTTGGCCGGAGGATATGACTTTGCATATTTCTGCTCCTAACCTTTTGAGCTTGTCCATAGTCGAACGCGACTCTTTTCTAGATATCGGAAGTCACTCTCACATCAAGATCCTTGGCTCCTGTATGAAGTCCTTTGACTATTATGGTGAACTTTTGGATGATTATGACATATCTGGCTCACCCTCTTTGGAAGAGGTAATCATCAATTTGTTTCATCCATCCAACGTAGAGAGAAAACCAGATCAATGTGCCCAGCATGCATATAAGCTTTTGAAGGATCTTTCTCATGTTAAACTCCTGACTTTAGCTGAGGACATTCTTGAG GACTTGGATGAAAATAGGGGGATTCTCGATCTTGACTCCATCCCCATCTTTGGTTATCTTACCAAATTGAAATTCACAACTCGCAACGTGGACCTAGATTCTGAAGCATTTCAGGTTTTGCTCAGCAAATGCACAATTCTAAGGAGTCTAGAGTTTGAAGCG GGTGTTTCCATCGAGTCTGTAACGGCCGGAGGGATATTGGATCCGGCACCTCAGTGTTTTCTGAAGTCACTGAAGGAGATCACAATTGGTTACTTCGAGGCGGCTGATTATGAACTCCTGGCTGTAACGATTTTGCTCGGGGCTGCTGCGGTTCTGGAGGAACTAGTTATACATTGCACAGAGCAGTGTTCCAAGAATTTCCATGGGGACTCGATGGAAGCATTGCTGGCACTCCCGAGGGCTTCAAGTAGATGTGCAATTCGCTTTTTGCCATGTGAAATGCAGTTGGAGGAATAG